Proteins from one Amycolatopsis benzoatilytica AK 16/65 genomic window:
- the benA gene encoding benzoate 1,2-dioxygenase large subunit — protein sequence MTETLDHAAAVVADAVVDDPEAGVYRANRRIFTDEEIFELEMKHIFEGNWIYLAHESQLPDPGDYFTTNIGRQPVVITRDKAGELHCLINACAHRGAMICRRKRDNRPTLTCPFHGWTFRNDGKLLKVKDPDGAGYPESFDTGGSHDLTKVARFESYRGFLFGSLNPDVLPLTEHLGDAAKVIDMLVDQSPGGLEVLRGASTYTYDGNWKVQAENGADGYHVTATHWNYAATTARRNTGESANETKTLDAGAWGKSGGGYWSFPHGHLCLWTWAGNPQDRPLWPRMAELKEKYGAAKGEFMVRGSRNLCVYPNVYLMDQFSTQIRHFRPIAPDKTEVTIYCIAPKGESAEARAWRIRQYEDFFNASGMATPDDLEEFRSCQLTFRATAAPWNDMSRGARHWLTGPDEVASSLGLTGVVSAGQKNEDEGLYPVQHGYWQETMRAAIDREQAVRGENR from the coding sequence ATGACGGAGACGCTGGACCACGCTGCCGCGGTGGTCGCGGACGCGGTGGTGGACGATCCGGAGGCGGGGGTCTACCGCGCGAACCGCCGCATCTTCACCGACGAGGAGATCTTCGAACTCGAGATGAAGCACATCTTCGAGGGCAACTGGATCTACCTCGCGCACGAAAGCCAGCTGCCGGACCCCGGCGACTACTTCACCACGAACATCGGCCGCCAGCCGGTCGTCATCACCCGGGACAAGGCCGGCGAGCTGCACTGCCTGATCAACGCCTGCGCGCACCGCGGCGCGATGATCTGCCGCCGCAAGCGCGACAACCGCCCGACGCTCACCTGCCCGTTCCACGGCTGGACCTTCCGCAACGACGGCAAACTGCTGAAAGTGAAGGACCCGGACGGCGCGGGCTACCCGGAGTCGTTCGACACCGGCGGCTCGCACGACCTGACGAAGGTCGCCCGCTTCGAGTCCTACCGCGGGTTCCTGTTCGGCAGCCTCAATCCGGACGTGCTGCCGCTGACCGAGCACCTCGGCGACGCCGCGAAGGTGATCGACATGCTCGTGGACCAGTCGCCGGGCGGGCTCGAAGTGCTGCGCGGCGCGTCCACCTACACCTACGACGGCAACTGGAAGGTGCAGGCGGAGAACGGCGCGGACGGCTACCACGTCACCGCCACGCACTGGAACTACGCCGCCACCACGGCCCGGCGCAACACCGGCGAGTCGGCGAACGAGACGAAGACACTCGACGCCGGCGCATGGGGCAAGTCCGGCGGCGGGTACTGGTCGTTCCCGCACGGGCACCTGTGCCTGTGGACCTGGGCCGGGAACCCGCAGGACCGGCCGCTGTGGCCGCGGATGGCGGAGCTGAAGGAGAAGTACGGCGCCGCCAAGGGCGAGTTCATGGTGCGCGGCTCCCGGAACCTGTGCGTGTACCCCAACGTGTACCTGATGGACCAGTTCTCCACGCAGATCCGGCATTTCCGGCCGATCGCGCCGGACAAGACCGAGGTCACCATCTACTGCATCGCGCCGAAGGGCGAGAGCGCCGAGGCCCGGGCCTGGCGGATCCGGCAGTACGAGGACTTCTTCAACGCCTCCGGGATGGCGACGCCGGACGACCTGGAGGAGTTCCGGTCCTGCCAGCTGACCTTCCGGGCGACGGCCGCGCCGTGGAACGACATGAGCCGGGGCGCACGGCACTGGCTGACCGGGCCGGACGAGGTCGCGTCGTCGCTCGGGCTGACCGGGGTCGTCTCGGCCGGGCAGAAGAACGAGGACGAGGGGCTTTACCCGGTGCAGCACGGGTATTGGCAGGAAACCATGCGCGCGGCGATCGACCGCGAGCAGGCTGTCCGAGGAGAGAACCGATGA
- a CDS encoding DUF5829 family protein has protein sequence MTNRRRTRTVLKLLALVFALVTTAAGTATAAGTATAAGQSALLRFNHSYGVLDRETADAIEHSAYLQEFANFQVRTTTGAGGEKWTGRYLMGRETYLELFGVGDVPGKDGNLGSAGLGVSVERTGQLSSVIGRLPDFGVANPVKFLQTRDFGDGKPVPWFDAVFTTDQYDTFSAWGMEYRPEYFADPRSNTGPASCPGDVSRDRYLPDGYRDHLMRDVTGIRLGITARDLDSTLPLLRAGGMAVQTLPGGAVASDGMTTIRFDAVPVDQVGLRQVDLALNRPAGTRQVEQIGHSTLVVGPGAHARWTFGPRG, from the coding sequence ATGACGAATCGACGAAGAACCCGGACCGTCCTGAAGCTGCTCGCGCTGGTCTTCGCCCTGGTGACGACCGCGGCCGGAACCGCCACCGCAGCGGGAACCGCGACGGCGGCCGGACAATCCGCGCTGCTGCGGTTCAACCACTCCTACGGGGTGCTGGACCGCGAGACCGCCGACGCCATCGAGCATTCGGCCTATCTCCAGGAATTCGCGAACTTCCAGGTCCGGACCACCACCGGCGCCGGCGGCGAGAAATGGACCGGCCGGTACCTGATGGGCCGGGAAACCTACCTGGAACTGTTCGGCGTCGGCGACGTCCCGGGCAAAGACGGCAACCTCGGTTCGGCGGGCCTGGGAGTCTCGGTCGAACGCACCGGCCAGCTGTCCTCGGTGATCGGCCGGCTGCCTGATTTCGGCGTCGCGAACCCGGTCAAGTTCCTGCAGACCCGAGATTTCGGCGACGGCAAACCGGTGCCGTGGTTCGACGCGGTGTTCACCACCGACCAGTACGACACCTTCAGCGCCTGGGGCATGGAGTACCGCCCGGAGTACTTCGCCGACCCGCGCAGCAACACCGGTCCGGCGAGCTGCCCCGGCGACGTCAGCCGCGATCGGTACCTGCCGGACGGCTACCGCGACCATCTGATGCGCGACGTAACCGGCATCCGGCTCGGGATCACCGCGCGCGACCTGGACAGCACGCTGCCGCTGCTGCGCGCCGGGGGCATGGCGGTGCAGACCTTGCCCGGCGGTGCGGTGGCCAGCGACGGCATGACGACGATCCGGTTCGACGCGGTGCCGGTGGACCAGGTCGGTTTGCGGCAGGTGGACCTGGCGCTGAACCGGCCCGCGGGAACCCGGCAGGTGGAGCAGATCGGGCATTCGACACTGGTCGTGGGGCCGGGAGCGCATGCCCGGTGGACCTTCGGCCCTCGCGGCTGA
- a CDS encoding IclR family transcriptional regulator, producing the protein MTVAAIGTGPLSTDDAPVRGLPPSMVERMTLILDAFDTPSTRLTLEQVARTTRLPRSTAHRILDQLVRLEWLSHSAFGYALGARALNLGGTGGNHLELREATAAVLHELQLRTGMVAHLAILDGSDVRYLDKVGGRFAATVPSRVGGRAPAQCTALGKAMLAWLPAEQVEDRIMPVLGRQTSRTICDLATLHRELGRIRDRNGLAFERGECFSDISCVAAAIRGPEGPEAAISLVGDAHTALERVAPLVVIAARQVTQELYPMLRLRAAEPA; encoded by the coding sequence ATGACGGTTGCCGCGATCGGAACGGGCCCGCTGAGCACGGACGACGCACCGGTCCGCGGCCTGCCGCCGTCGATGGTCGAGCGGATGACGCTGATCCTGGACGCCTTCGACACGCCGAGCACCCGGCTCACCCTCGAACAGGTCGCGCGCACGACCCGACTCCCCCGCTCGACCGCGCACCGCATCCTCGACCAACTGGTGCGGCTGGAGTGGCTGTCGCACTCGGCGTTCGGATACGCGCTCGGCGCCCGGGCGCTGAACCTCGGCGGCACCGGCGGCAACCACCTCGAACTGCGCGAAGCGACCGCGGCCGTCCTGCACGAATTGCAGCTTCGCACCGGGATGGTCGCTCACCTGGCGATCCTCGACGGCTCCGACGTCCGGTATCTGGACAAGGTCGGCGGCCGCTTCGCCGCGACCGTCCCGTCGCGCGTGGGCGGCCGCGCGCCCGCGCAGTGCACCGCGCTCGGCAAGGCGATGCTCGCGTGGCTGCCCGCCGAACAGGTCGAGGACCGGATCATGCCCGTGCTCGGCCGCCAGACCAGCCGGACGATCTGCGATCTGGCGACGCTGCACCGCGAACTCGGCCGCATCCGCGACCGCAACGGACTCGCCTTCGAGCGCGGCGAATGTTTCTCGGACATCTCCTGCGTCGCCGCCGCCATCCGCGGCCCGGAAGGGCCGGAGGCGGCGATCTCGCTGGTCGGCGATGCGCACACCGCGCTGGAGCGGGTCGCGCCGCTGGTCGTGATCGCCGCGCGGCAGGTCACTCAGGAGCTGTACCCGATGCTCCGGCTGCGCGCGGCCGAACCCGCCTGA
- a CDS encoding helix-turn-helix transcriptional regulator produces MTGPAQELARLLTQTGRAVLLSGPGGCGRTTLAQRAADAFAGPVRRATAADWESGSGYAVLRQLFPGLNTEGDPLAVAARIAADLPPGALLVVDDAQWADVDSVRALSSLLRHHPAARATVLLTAATGDPRARADVLELLNRMADDEVRVPPLDAGGVSELASAQGIALHPTMAERLCRHTLGRPRDVVQLLTEVPRTTWARFDPNLPAPAAVAASVRERLATLSPEAERFVAATAVLGGGAAVRSAAELAGLDGDPLPVLDEACAVRLVGLAPRGLAEVGPPDPMVRAAVLASLGPSRRSRLQRRAAELVEDPARSLRLLVAASPVPDASVADRLDALAVERAAAGAWGTAAELLNDAGRLTEDAQLRQARITRAVDALIGAGDVFRAAALAPEVESVRETPLRDAVLGYLAVVRGRAAEAGGRLSRAWDIVNAERDPETAALICQRYVLDALCRYSADDLVRWADRALELAVPETPAAIEAAAIRGLGLAASGRAKQARRDYTHLAERIRHGAQAQRVVMARGWLNLLTDRIDDARVDLESAVPTSYLGGSARISLWAQAWLARTLFLSGEWDDALRVVREALVLVDRTGIVLTAPLLHWTAAAVHALRGDPERADEALLACASGPQDYEIMRVPGLLARAQVAEAAADSAGVLRALHPLTRSSLPAAVDEPGHWPWQDLYAHALVLSGRSEEADAFLEPHERLAVKRDHRSAQARLAAARGRLLGARNDHAGAAVAFEEAVELINALPLRYDQARIAFAYGQTLRRLGRRARADTQLVAARDGFASMGAATYVARCERELRAGGVHLPRSGADSLTPQEEAVARMVARGQSNREVAAELFLSVKTVQYHLTRIYAKLGIRSRTELAVLRSGPDDVA; encoded by the coding sequence GTGACCGGACCGGCGCAGGAGCTGGCCCGTCTGCTGACCCAGACGGGCCGCGCCGTGTTGCTGTCCGGTCCGGGCGGCTGCGGGCGTACAACCCTCGCCCAGCGCGCGGCGGACGCGTTCGCCGGTCCGGTGCGGCGAGCGACTGCGGCCGACTGGGAGAGCGGCAGCGGATACGCCGTCCTGCGGCAGCTCTTCCCTGGCCTAAACACAGAGGGCGACCCGCTTGCGGTCGCCGCCCGGATCGCAGCGGACCTGCCTCCGGGCGCGCTGCTGGTCGTCGACGACGCGCAGTGGGCCGATGTCGACTCAGTGCGAGCGCTGTCGTCGTTGCTGCGCCACCATCCGGCGGCGCGAGCGACTGTCCTGCTCACCGCGGCGACCGGCGATCCGCGTGCCCGCGCCGACGTGCTGGAGCTGCTGAACCGGATGGCCGACGACGAGGTCCGCGTGCCGCCGCTCGACGCCGGGGGAGTGTCCGAACTCGCGTCCGCGCAAGGCATCGCGCTGCACCCGACGATGGCCGAGCGGCTGTGCCGGCACACCCTCGGCCGGCCGCGCGACGTCGTGCAGCTGCTGACCGAGGTGCCACGGACGACCTGGGCGCGGTTCGATCCCAATCTGCCCGCTCCGGCTGCCGTCGCCGCTTCGGTTCGGGAACGGCTCGCGACGCTGTCGCCGGAAGCGGAGCGGTTCGTCGCCGCGACGGCGGTGCTCGGCGGCGGAGCGGCGGTGCGTTCGGCGGCCGAGCTGGCCGGGCTGGACGGCGACCCGCTGCCCGTGCTGGACGAGGCCTGCGCGGTCCGGCTGGTCGGACTCGCGCCGCGGGGGCTCGCCGAAGTCGGACCGCCGGATCCGATGGTTCGTGCCGCGGTGCTGGCGTCGCTGGGCCCGTCGCGCCGGTCGCGGCTCCAGCGCCGGGCTGCCGAACTGGTCGAAGACCCGGCGCGGAGTCTGCGGCTGCTGGTCGCGGCGAGCCCGGTGCCGGACGCGAGCGTCGCCGACCGGCTGGACGCGCTGGCCGTCGAACGCGCGGCAGCCGGGGCTTGGGGCACCGCCGCGGAGCTGCTCAACGACGCTGGCCGGCTGACCGAGGACGCGCAGCTGCGGCAAGCCCGCATCACCCGAGCCGTCGACGCGCTGATCGGGGCCGGTGACGTGTTCCGCGCCGCGGCGCTCGCCCCGGAAGTCGAAAGCGTTCGGGAGACGCCGTTGCGGGACGCGGTGCTCGGGTACCTCGCCGTGGTGCGCGGCCGGGCCGCCGAGGCGGGCGGGCGGCTGAGCCGGGCGTGGGACATCGTGAACGCGGAACGGGATCCGGAGACGGCAGCGTTGATCTGCCAGCGGTACGTGCTCGACGCGCTGTGCCGGTACTCCGCGGACGACCTGGTCCGCTGGGCGGACCGAGCCTTGGAACTGGCCGTGCCGGAAACGCCCGCCGCCATCGAGGCCGCCGCGATTCGCGGCCTGGGACTCGCCGCGTCGGGCCGCGCGAAGCAGGCGCGCCGCGACTACACGCATCTGGCCGAGCGCATCCGGCACGGCGCGCAGGCGCAACGCGTGGTGATGGCACGCGGCTGGCTGAACCTGCTCACCGACCGCATCGACGATGCGCGCGTCGACCTGGAAAGTGCGGTGCCGACCAGCTACCTGGGCGGTTCGGCACGGATTTCCCTGTGGGCCCAAGCCTGGCTGGCCCGGACGCTGTTCCTCAGCGGGGAGTGGGACGACGCGTTGCGGGTGGTGCGGGAAGCGCTGGTGCTGGTCGACCGCACCGGGATCGTGCTCACCGCGCCACTGCTGCACTGGACCGCCGCCGCCGTGCACGCGCTGCGGGGCGATCCGGAGCGGGCCGACGAGGCGTTGCTGGCGTGCGCGTCGGGTCCGCAGGACTACGAGATCATGCGCGTGCCGGGCCTCCTGGCGCGAGCACAGGTCGCCGAGGCCGCGGCGGATTCGGCCGGAGTGCTGCGGGCCCTGCATCCGTTGACGCGTTCGTCCCTGCCCGCGGCGGTCGACGAGCCTGGGCACTGGCCGTGGCAGGATCTGTACGCGCACGCATTGGTCCTCAGTGGACGGTCCGAGGAAGCCGATGCTTTCCTGGAACCGCATGAACGCCTGGCGGTCAAACGAGATCACCGGTCGGCTCAGGCCCGCCTCGCCGCGGCGCGCGGCCGGTTGCTCGGAGCCCGGAACGATCATGCCGGTGCCGCGGTGGCGTTCGAGGAAGCGGTGGAGCTGATCAACGCGCTGCCGCTGCGCTACGACCAGGCGCGGATCGCCTTCGCCTACGGGCAGACCTTGCGGCGACTCGGCCGGCGCGCGCGGGCGGATACCCAGCTGGTCGCCGCCCGAGACGGCTTCGCGTCGATGGGGGCGGCCACCTATGTGGCCCGTTGCGAGCGGGAACTTCGCGCGGGCGGGGTGCATTTGCCGCGGTCCGGGGCGGACAGCCTTACCCCGCAGGAGGAAGCGGTGGCGAGGATGGTCGCCCGTGGACAGTCCAACCGGGAGGTGGCGGCGGAGCTGTTTCTGTCCGTGAAGACCGTGCAGTACCACTTGACGCGGATCTACGCGAAGCTGGGCATCCGGTCCCGGACGGAGCTGGCGGTGCTGCGTTCGGGACCGGACGACGTGGCGTAG
- a CDS encoding LysR substrate-binding domain-containing protein, translating to MELRHLRYFAAVAETCHFGRAAERLHLAQPALSHAIRQLEDELGVALLSRTTRQVQVTPAGRFFLAEAQRILDAVEAGARGARRIADGRRGLARIGFTGTAALSHLPQVARALRHRLPEVELEVHADLLTGEQCERLRDGTLDIGVLRPPVTGGDLDLHLIETEPLILAVPADHRLAVEPVVSMSDLRAEAFVTYPASHSVVNEAVLRSCRDAGFTPQREQEAAGTAVLLALVAGGLGVGVVPASARALPLAGVVFRDLAGAASVQLALAWHRDRPPALVPAVLDALSDLFPVEVPVSGRTR from the coding sequence ATGGAACTGCGCCACCTGCGGTACTTCGCCGCCGTCGCCGAGACCTGCCACTTCGGCCGGGCCGCCGAACGCCTGCACCTCGCCCAGCCCGCGCTCTCGCACGCCATCCGGCAGCTGGAGGACGAGCTGGGCGTCGCGCTGCTCAGCCGCACCACCCGGCAGGTGCAGGTCACCCCGGCCGGCCGGTTCTTCCTCGCCGAAGCCCAGCGCATCCTGGACGCGGTCGAAGCCGGCGCGCGCGGCGCCCGGCGCATCGCGGACGGACGGCGCGGGCTGGCCCGGATCGGCTTCACCGGCACCGCCGCGCTCTCCCATCTGCCGCAGGTCGCCCGCGCGCTGCGGCACCGGCTGCCCGAAGTCGAACTGGAGGTGCATGCCGACCTGCTCACCGGCGAGCAGTGCGAGCGGCTGCGCGACGGCACGCTCGACATCGGCGTGCTGCGGCCGCCGGTCACCGGCGGCGACCTCGACCTGCACCTGATCGAAACCGAGCCGCTGATCCTCGCCGTCCCGGCCGACCACCGGCTGGCGGTCGAACCGGTGGTGTCGATGAGCGACCTGCGTGCCGAAGCGTTCGTCACCTACCCGGCCAGCCATTCCGTCGTCAACGAGGCCGTGCTGCGCAGCTGCCGCGATGCCGGGTTCACCCCGCAGCGCGAGCAAGAAGCGGCCGGCACCGCGGTGCTGCTGGCGCTGGTCGCCGGCGGGCTCGGCGTCGGCGTCGTCCCCGCGTCCGCGCGGGCCCTGCCGCTGGCCGGGGTCGTGTTCCGCGACCTCGCCGGCGCCGCGTCCGTCCAGCTCGCGCTCGCCTGGCACCGCGACCGGCCCCCGGCACTGGTCCCGGCCGTGCTGGACGCGCTGAGCGACCTGTTCCCCGTCGAAGTGCCCGTGTCAGGGAGGACACGATGA
- the benC gene encoding benzoate 1,2-dioxygenase electron transfer component BenC — MNHRIALSFEDGVTRFVACAPEQTVADASYRQRINIPLDCRDGACGTCKAFCESGEYEGGDYLDDALSADEAARGYVLPCSMKPKSDLVLQIASTSAVAKTQAAEHHGTVAALDRLSPTTIALTVEIRDRDRLAFLPGQYVNIAVPGSDATRSYSFSNAPEDEQLTFLVKLTPGGVMSEYLTERAKPGDELTFSGPHGSFFLRETDRPVLLLAGGTGLAPILSIVRAMRDRGTARPAHLVYGVSTDDDLVETATLEKLAAEVPGLTWDYCVSDPDSAAPNKGYVTTLIRDEHLHGGDVAVYLCGPPPMVEAVRGHFSSGGFEPTGFYYEKFALAAPARTPDAPVAPVTVVAPVAPESPPEPEPEFGAGRALAGQELFPAAELPPLRAGAALSAAEEARIARTVAGQEMLPAPEESPGEYEIGEEHPSVHESDAVFEARQALELGAVELTIGRLTSGQLAGYRLLAESTVPYVDGDRFLDAAAYTETNAAFHDYLFTLTGNEHLLQAYQALGVKGHMAETLRNATWCHPRCTQDHLDLVSAFERGDRGTARRLIAGHADRSKITTRRAMGGAAGPKFVSPGRFAGKVVVVTGAAQGIGEATARRIAAEGGALVLADRSGLVSELAGELPEALPVVADLETFAGAQAVAEAALARFGRIDVLVNNVGGALRFKPFTEFGPDEIEAEIRRSLLTALYSCRAALPSMAQRRGGVIVNVSSAATRGIHRIPYSAAKGGVNALTASLAFEYAEAGIRVVATAPGGTEAPPRRIPRGGPDPVTDQEREWFQAHIGQTVDSSLLKRYGTLDEQAAAIAFLASDEASYVTGTVLPVAGGDLG, encoded by the coding sequence ATGAACCACCGGATCGCTCTGTCCTTTGAGGACGGTGTCACCCGCTTCGTCGCCTGCGCGCCGGAGCAGACCGTCGCGGACGCGTCGTACCGGCAGCGGATCAACATCCCGCTCGATTGCCGCGACGGGGCGTGCGGGACGTGCAAGGCGTTCTGCGAATCGGGAGAGTACGAAGGCGGGGACTACCTCGACGACGCGCTGAGCGCGGACGAGGCCGCGCGCGGGTATGTGCTGCCGTGCAGCATGAAGCCGAAGTCCGATCTGGTGCTGCAGATCGCGAGCACCTCGGCGGTCGCGAAGACTCAGGCCGCCGAGCATCACGGCACGGTGGCGGCGCTGGACCGGCTTTCGCCGACGACGATCGCGCTGACCGTCGAGATCCGCGACCGGGACCGGCTCGCGTTCCTGCCCGGGCAGTACGTGAACATCGCCGTGCCGGGCTCGGACGCGACGCGGTCGTACTCGTTCAGCAACGCGCCCGAGGACGAGCAGCTGACGTTCCTGGTGAAGCTCACGCCCGGCGGGGTCATGTCGGAGTACCTGACCGAGCGGGCCAAGCCCGGTGACGAGCTGACCTTCAGCGGGCCGCACGGGAGCTTCTTCCTCCGCGAGACCGACCGGCCGGTGCTGTTGCTGGCCGGCGGAACCGGGCTCGCGCCGATCCTGTCCATCGTGCGGGCGATGCGCGATCGCGGCACCGCCCGGCCCGCGCACCTGGTGTACGGGGTGAGCACCGACGACGATCTGGTGGAGACCGCGACGCTGGAGAAACTCGCGGCCGAGGTGCCCGGGCTGACCTGGGACTACTGCGTGTCCGATCCGGACAGTGCCGCGCCCAACAAGGGATATGTGACCACGCTGATCCGGGACGAGCACCTGCACGGCGGCGACGTCGCGGTCTATCTGTGCGGGCCGCCGCCGATGGTCGAAGCTGTGCGCGGGCATTTCTCGTCGGGCGGGTTCGAGCCGACCGGGTTCTATTACGAGAAGTTCGCTCTCGCCGCTCCGGCGCGCACGCCCGATGCTCCGGTGGCTCCGGTGACCGTGGTGGCTCCGGTCGCGCCGGAGTCGCCGCCGGAGCCGGAGCCGGAGTTCGGCGCGGGCCGTGCGCTGGCCGGGCAGGAGTTGTTCCCGGCCGCGGAATTGCCGCCGCTGCGGGCGGGCGCCGCGCTGTCCGCGGCGGAGGAAGCGCGGATCGCGCGAACGGTCGCGGGCCAGGAAATGCTGCCCGCGCCGGAGGAATCCCCGGGCGAATACGAGATCGGCGAGGAACATCCGTCGGTGCACGAATCGGACGCGGTTTTCGAGGCGCGGCAAGCGCTCGAGCTCGGCGCCGTCGAACTGACCATCGGACGGCTGACCTCGGGCCAGCTCGCCGGGTACCGGCTGCTCGCCGAATCGACAGTGCCCTATGTGGACGGTGACCGATTCCTCGACGCCGCCGCCTACACCGAAACCAACGCGGCGTTTCACGACTACCTGTTCACTCTCACCGGAAACGAGCACCTGCTGCAGGCGTACCAGGCTCTCGGCGTGAAGGGCCACATGGCCGAGACGCTGCGCAACGCGACCTGGTGCCATCCGCGGTGCACCCAGGACCACCTGGACCTCGTCTCCGCCTTCGAGCGGGGCGACCGAGGCACCGCGCGCCGGCTGATCGCCGGGCACGCGGACCGGTCCAAGATCACCACACGGCGCGCGATGGGCGGCGCGGCGGGCCCGAAGTTCGTCTCGCCGGGCCGGTTCGCGGGCAAGGTCGTGGTGGTCACCGGAGCCGCGCAGGGGATCGGCGAGGCGACCGCCCGGCGGATCGCCGCGGAGGGCGGCGCTCTGGTGCTCGCCGACCGGTCCGGCCTGGTCAGCGAGCTGGCCGGGGAGCTGCCGGAAGCGTTGCCGGTGGTCGCGGACCTGGAGACGTTCGCCGGGGCGCAGGCGGTCGCCGAGGCGGCGCTGGCCCGGTTCGGCCGGATCGACGTGCTGGTCAACAACGTCGGCGGCGCGCTGCGGTTCAAGCCGTTCACCGAGTTCGGCCCGGACGAGATCGAGGCCGAGATCCGCCGTTCGCTGCTGACCGCGCTGTACTCCTGCCGGGCCGCGCTGCCGTCGATGGCGCAGCGGCGCGGCGGGGTGATCGTGAACGTGTCGTCGGCGGCCACCCGGGGCATCCACCGGATCCCGTATTCGGCGGCGAAGGGCGGGGTCAACGCGCTCACCGCGTCGCTGGCGTTCGAGTACGCCGAGGCGGGCATCCGGGTGGTCGCGACCGCTCCGGGCGGCACCGAAGCCCCGCCCCGCCGGATCCCGCGCGGCGGCCCGGACCCGGTCACCGACCAGGAGCGGGAGTGGTTCCAGGCGCACATCGGCCAGACCGTCGATTCGTCGTTGCTCAAGCGGTACGGCACCCTGGACGAACAGGCCGCGGCGATCGCGTTCCTGGCCTCGGACGAGGCGTCCTACGTCACCGGCACCGTGCTGCCGGTCGCCGGGGGCGATCTCGGCTGA
- the benB gene encoding benzoate 1,2-dioxygenase small subunit yields MTAAAEKTITQQDVEQFLYREARYLDDREFEKWLTCYADDVVYWMPSWGDDDLLTEDPQRDISLIYYPNKGGLEDRVFRIRTERSSATSIPEPRTSHNISNVELIERRGDLVDVRFNWHTMYFRYRTVDPYYGTSFYTVDFSGAAPLIRRKTVVLKNDYIHHVVDIYHF; encoded by the coding sequence ATGACCGCGGCCGCCGAGAAGACCATCACCCAGCAGGACGTCGAGCAGTTCCTCTACCGCGAGGCGCGGTACCTGGACGACCGCGAGTTCGAGAAGTGGCTGACCTGCTACGCCGACGACGTCGTGTACTGGATGCCGTCCTGGGGCGACGACGATCTGCTCACCGAGGACCCGCAGCGCGACATTTCGCTGATCTACTACCCGAACAAGGGCGGGCTCGAGGACCGGGTCTTCCGGATCCGCACCGAGCGCTCCAGCGCGACGTCGATCCCGGAACCGCGCACCAGCCACAACATTTCCAATGTGGAGCTGATCGAGCGCCGTGGCGACCTGGTGGACGTGCGGTTCAACTGGCACACCATGTACTTCCGCTACCGCACGGTCGACCCGTATTACGGGACTTCGTTCTACACCGTCGATTTTTCCGGTGCCGCGCCGCTGATCCGGCGCAAGACGGTGGTGCTCAAGAACGACTACATCCACCACGTCGTCGACATCTACCACTTCTGA
- a CDS encoding GH25 family lysozyme gives MTVHHWGPAGRARRRLTAAVVAAAAALFVATAPSAAAAPAAAAAPGAAGSSNTSAETPDNHQMGASIRAHQPAAPAAAPASVLTTTSGIDVSSYQGNVDWQNYWNQGKRFAYVKATEGTGYTNPNFTQQYNGSYNVGMIRGSYHYGRPDLSGGAAQADYFVAHGGGWSKDGKTLPGTLDIEWGPNSACYGLSQSAMVSWIKAFSDEYHAKTSRWPVIYTANSWWTQCTGNLGDFSSTNPLWVANYSSSPGTLPYHWGFYTFWQYTSTPLDQDYFSAGLDRLKVLATG, from the coding sequence ATGACCGTTCACCACTGGGGACCCGCCGGGAGGGCGCGCAGGCGCCTGACCGCGGCGGTGGTCGCCGCGGCTGCCGCGCTGTTCGTGGCAACCGCGCCGAGCGCAGCAGCTGCACCTGCCGCAGCCGCCGCGCCCGGGGCGGCCGGCTCGTCGAACACCTCGGCCGAGACGCCGGACAACCACCAGATGGGCGCGTCCATCCGGGCGCATCAGCCCGCCGCGCCGGCCGCCGCTCCGGCGTCGGTGCTGACTACCACGTCCGGCATCGACGTGAGCAGCTACCAGGGCAACGTCGACTGGCAGAACTACTGGAACCAGGGCAAGCGGTTCGCCTACGTGAAGGCGACCGAGGGAACCGGCTACACGAACCCGAACTTCACCCAGCAGTACAACGGTTCCTACAACGTCGGCATGATCCGCGGCTCGTACCACTACGGCCGTCCGGACCTCTCCGGCGGCGCGGCACAGGCCGACTACTTCGTCGCGCACGGCGGCGGCTGGTCGAAGGACGGCAAGACGCTGCCCGGCACGCTCGACATCGAATGGGGGCCGAACTCCGCCTGCTACGGGCTCAGCCAGTCCGCGATGGTGTCGTGGATCAAGGCGTTCAGCGACGAGTACCACGCCAAGACGTCGCGGTGGCCGGTGATCTACACCGCCAACAGCTGGTGGACCCAGTGCACCGGCAACCTGGGCGACTTCAGCTCGACGAACCCGCTGTGGGTCGCGAACTACTCGTCGTCGCCGGGCACGCTGCCCTACCACTGGGGCTTCTACACGTTCTGGCAGTACACGTCCACGCCGCTCGACCAGGACTACTTCAGCGCCGGTCTCGACCGGCTGAAGGTGCTGGCCACCGGCTGA